The following coding sequences are from one Streptomyces sp. NBC_01294 window:
- a CDS encoding ACP S-malonyltransferase, which yields MLVLVAPGQGAQTPGFLTPWLDLPGAADRVAAWSDAIGLDLAHYGTHADADEIRDTAVAQPLLVAAGLLSASALGSSSAFGAVAGHSVGEITAAAYAGVLSEADALSFVRTRGLGMAEAAAVTETGMAAVLGGERDVVVAHLEKLGLTPANINGAGQIVAAGTVEQIEALQADKPEGSMKVVALKVAGAFHTHHMAPAVATLEKAAEALSPADPALKYVSNKDGLVVTTGADVVARLVGQVANPVRWDLCMETFAELGVTGMIELCPGGTLTGLAKRALKGVPSVALKTPDDLDKAAALMAELTA from the coding sequence GTGCTCGTACTCGTCGCTCCCGGCCAAGGCGCTCAGACGCCCGGCTTCCTGACTCCCTGGCTCGACCTTCCCGGCGCCGCTGACCGCGTCGCCGCCTGGTCGGACGCCATCGGGCTGGACCTTGCCCATTACGGCACGCACGCTGACGCCGACGAGATCCGCGACACGGCCGTGGCCCAGCCCCTGCTGGTCGCCGCGGGCCTGCTGTCCGCCTCGGCACTGGGTTCCTCCTCGGCCTTCGGCGCCGTGGCGGGCCACAGCGTCGGCGAGATCACCGCCGCCGCCTATGCCGGCGTCCTGTCCGAGGCCGACGCGCTGTCGTTCGTCCGGACCCGCGGCCTGGGCATGGCCGAGGCCGCCGCCGTCACCGAGACCGGCATGGCCGCGGTCCTCGGCGGCGAGCGCGACGTCGTCGTCGCGCACCTGGAGAAGCTGGGCCTCACCCCGGCCAACATCAACGGTGCGGGCCAGATCGTGGCCGCCGGCACCGTCGAACAGATCGAAGCCCTCCAGGCCGACAAGCCCGAAGGCTCCATGAAGGTCGTCGCCCTCAAGGTCGCGGGCGCCTTCCACACGCACCACATGGCTCCCGCGGTCGCCACGCTGGAGAAGGCCGCCGAGGCCCTCTCCCCGGCGGACCCGGCGCTGAAGTACGTCTCGAACAAGGACGGCCTTGTCGTCACCACGGGCGCCGACGTCGTCGCCCGCCTGGTCGGCCAGGTCGCGAACCCGGTCCGCTGGGACCTGTGCATGGAGACGTTCGCCGAGCTGGGCGTCACGGGGATGATCGAGCTCTGCCCCGGCGGCACCCTGACGGGTCTGGCCAAGCGCGCGCTGAAGGGCGTACCGAGCGTGGCTCTGAAGACCCCGGACGATCTCGACAAGGCCGCGGCGCTCATGGCCGAACTGACGGCCTGA